From Rhopalosiphum padi isolate XX-2018 chromosome 2, ASM2088224v1, whole genome shotgun sequence:
aatcttataaatatatatactgacTGAATCATTTAATATACcaagtgtttttaaatttctaaaaaattaaatacattttagatgcAAATCTAGACTTATACCTaccaaaatatttgattatttattcgaAATTTTCCTTAGCCAACGTATATTTTGACGACTGACGAGTTAGGTGTGattaaaattgtctatataatattatagttacagcGAGAATAacaatacctacttattaattgttataaaaggaatagttttttttatttaattacaattaacgAAATTACTCTAATAGTACTGCAGCAcgcatctatattctataatatagcctattttatgatgtattttactattttaaagagAGGTTAATTGATGGATTACACCCAGAGCGGGCCTtggattttttatgtatttatataataactgtaactaggtatgtataacaatacaaatgATTGCaaggtacaaataaaaaaaaatcaagaagtcTGTTAACGTAATATACGGAGAGAGGTTATACCCTTTGTgttcaaaattgaattaaaaatgtaatttaattccccgctttattgatataatagtaGATAtgccatttattttaaataggtaataatataatttatcgagCACGTTCTAAACCGATATACGACCTACCCGTTGAGATATATCTTTCCCGATAAGTAAAAATACCCATGCATttacatttattgatttattatatcaataaatagtcaatacgttaatttatttataacagacTAACGGTTGTGTTACTTTTAGCAAGTAACAGCTCGAGAAAGCGGGATCTACACGTGCGTctgtaaaaatctaaaaaacataTCGCTGTCGGCGAGGTCGGTACAACTGGAAATAAAAAAGGAATGGAAAGACCTCTGGGAAAACGACTACACGGTAATTACtcaaacaatgatattatattataatttataaatgcattaaaattattatcttaataacgCTGACAGTATCGTgtactataaatattgtattcttaacactaacattttatttatctgcCAGAAAGTGTGTTTTATCATTAACAGCTGACGTCTAATAAAGATGaaactattatataggtacagggCCGGATTTAGGGGAGTGCTGAGTGGGCTGCATCCCAAGGCCCCCcacaattttatgatatttaaattaagatacagaaaaaatattatgatgatattacttatactagttatattCGATTTGattgttttcataattatttatcattaaaaaagtaGTTAATTGTTActactactaaatattataataaatgtcatttaataattaaaaaaataaatttccttgtttataataaatagggtCCCCATAGGCCATAATGCATTCCACCCAGCCGCCACCACATACCTAAATCCACCCCTGTATaggtattacattaaaaaatcatatattatatgttatactaattattattaattattatgttatgaattGTGATAATTGATCAATGGTAacgtattttattgttactatattGCATTATGTGCGATATAGTAcgaacgattataatattaaaatttcgttGAAGTTAACAAAAAacgtaaacaataaaaaaaaatacacaactaTAATACTtccatagtatattatatttttgatagttaATATATACGTAACGCGTAAGTACCATACACCTGAACTCTACAGCACAAGATATTAAATATCGACGTAAATAAGGGGGGATGGCTTGGTGgggaagtatatatttaaaatatagtactcATCAGTATTAatcattacataatttttagaaGGTATTATGAGCGATAGGACTTTGATCTCCCAAAAAAATTCCCGCTATCTATTgcgccaataataatatatataatgtattttaaattacaccGTGCATTGATTTGTGTTGTGCACAATAAATGTGTGTAGTGTAGTACTACTACAGTACTATCAGAAAGTCTGTAAGTGTAATGTTTTgcagtatataggtacttaatgaGAATTAAGTAGCGATGAAAGAATTAAGATGCCATTGATGATAGTAacacaaacaaattaattaggtatagtTACTTATCGTTTGGTCTTGTAGTTTTGTAGATCGCAGTTTCACTGTTTTCAAAATagcttattcaaattaatatgtttgtgtacgcatattattatagtgcgtctattctgtaatttaattttgttttgacataatatatactattacaatattatattatatgacctGTAAATTATAGATACTTTAATGTTATGTTAAAACACTTCAAATAATAAAGATGATATTACAATACTGGTCACTTTAGAAATTTGACTACCATTATTACGTTAACCAAACACAAGCAAAAAAAGAGTAGACTTCACATGAAATACGAATTGCCATTTTGCAAAAACGTGTACACTATAAAATAGTTAGGTTTaggtatctaaaatatttaatattctgatacaaattaatatttagttaactgTAGTACTgtacttatatttcgtttttaagtctttttttactattacagttttatataaatttcaaacctATGAGCTTTTAGAATAAAAACACATAGtcattattggttattataacGAATTATATATCTGCAGGTCAACAGCATACGAGTGGCGGCTGTATTGAGCGTGTTGGTGTTGCTGTTACTATTGTTGTATCTGTTTTACCTAACGGCATACAAAAATAGTAACAGAACGTTACACTTCAGAGGTAATAAACTTATTCActcgttatacataatatttttttaccgacTGGTCCGACAAtgataaacttaatttaacttaCGTATAACGTGTCATTGCAGAAGATTATTCGGACGAAGATGTGTCGATGGACAGGCAGATGTACAGAAAAACCAACATAATGAAAGAAAACATGTTTCAACACGGCATAGACAACCCGACGCTGGAAAAGGAAGCGGCCCAAGTAAAAAATAACGGAGAGACGAAGGCGTAATAGCGGATGCAATAACACAGTTCGTCGGTACGAAAAATGTAGTTCCTTGTCGGAGAACGACTGTTCCGAttaatttttcttcatttttctCCGTTTTTATATAgtgaatgtatatataatatatataaaaaaaatacgaataatctaattgtataaaaaatatatgaacaaaaaattatacaaaaatattatatacttagtaaCTTAGTTTGAGTGTATCACAACCTTATGAGGACGATCgtaagactataatatatatatatatctcgcgatatgaaaatatacaaaatacaatattatattatacgcgttatTCCGGCGTGCACAATGCACATATCgccaaacataataatatattacaagtaggtaggtaggtatacacattatacatcaCAATATACAATAGTGTGTCATACTCTGGTGGCGACCAAACATCATCAtcggatataataattattattatacgacctCACGTGCTCGTAACGAGTAATGACAACGCGATGACGCTTAAGCGTCTAGAGCATCGTGGGAAATGAGCGTGGGCGGATGGGTGTTTAATTGATTAACGGAGGGTTGGGGGTCACATAGTCTCGTCCGTCATGTTGGAGTCCCGCGTGATGTCCATTGCACTGTCCTCGTCCTCGTCCTCTTCGTCGTCCACCTCCATCTCGAACAGCCGGACCTTGTGCCGGCTGTGCGACAACAACACGGCCACTTTCCGGGTGCCGCTGACCGCGAAACTCGAGGCCGCCATGTTCTCCACCACTCGGCACGTGTAATCGCTCAGCGTGTGACAGCTTCCGCCGCTGTCACTGTCGGCACTCGGCTGACCTATCCTACACGTGGTCAGTCCGTCCGTCGAACAGTGACTGCGCACACTGCTGGTGGACAGCTGTATGAACAGCGAGAAACGGTTGGTCGCCCGGTCGAGCGTTTCCGTCAGCACGGACACGTAGTCGGGCGAGTAGAACTGCACGTCGTGCACGTTCTGCTTGACGCCGTCGCACGAGTAGAACACGGTGGTGCTACGATGCGTCACCTCTTGCGTGTCGCCGTACGCCATCAGTTCGTAGAACCCGAAGTCGTGAGCACCGAGTTCTCGAACGCAGCACACTAGCAGCTTGTGATTGGGCAGGTCCACCATGCTGACACGGGTGCGGCCGTGCGACAGCCCCGACGGCCCTTCTAACGGCACGTTGTCGTACATCACGAACGTCTTGTCGAAGAACGTCTTGCGCTGCGCGAATATGTCCATCAGGTCGGCCTTGAGCACGGCGAACTGCCGAGTCAGCGAATGGCCCCGGGGCGCCGCCAAGATCAACTCGTTCTCTTCCATGCACGGGTTGTCCTGGAGTAGTGACCACCACTGGCTGCGAGCGTCGTACGGGAACTCCAGGTCGCCGTCCAGGAAATACTGGCCTACCCGGTCCAGCTTGTAGTCTTTGGCCTTCGCCCCGGTCTCTCCCAGCCCGTTTATGTACTCGGCCAGCATGTTGAGCTCGTGTTGCGACGTGTCCGACAACGACGGGTCGCTAGCCGAGTTATCGTCGTTAAGCTTGATCATCATGCCGTACAGCCACTTGAAGAACAACTTGTACCGAGTCAGCGACTCTTCGATGACGATCTGTACCTCGTTACACTTCATCAGGAACCCGTTCACCGACCGTAAAGCTTTCTTTACGCTGTGCTCTGTCAGTCCAAGGCATTCGTACTTTTTCAGCGACATTCCTGATATCTCCACCAGCTGGAACAGAATCTGATTGGTCACCTCCGACAGCTGATTCACCACCAGTTTCTGAACGTTGGTGTGGCTCGACTCGATCGATAGACCAATTTTCTTAATGCCCTTGTCAGTCAAATCTCTTTTCAAGAACTGGTCCATGCGTTCTGTTAATATTCCATAGATCAACAGTTCCAATAGATCAGTTGACACCATTTCCGGGTCTTCTGGGCAATAAGAGCTCAGTTTCAGTTCCATTTCCATTAACGATACATGTTCCCACGTTTCCAGTATGTTTTTCATTGTTTGGTCTAAATAATCTAATGACGACAACAACTGATCGTGTTTGAATGCCAAATCATAAACGTCGTCCCAGCATGTGTCACAATCTTGTAATTTAATCGTCACTATTTCTATAGTACCGTAGTAATATTGAATAGCCACATATAGATAACTAAAATCTACTGGCATGTGTATATTTAGCACGGtacattcttttttaaatacctcAGCCAATTTAATAGATCCGCACAAAAATATACCCAGTGCTAATATTTGTACTTCACAATTGCTCATGCCgactaacaataaatttaatgtgtCTTGGACTTTAGGTATCTTGTTCTCCTCTTCAGGTGTATCACGAAGAACCAAGCTTTGGAGTTTTGGGAGATAATCGAGACCAttcatctaaataaaattaaatataaaaattaatatttacatgagAATAAACACAATTAGACAATAGGTCAgacattatgcatttatttatttattgtcaaaatacatacttgaaaattaaacaaaataaattaatttcatagtctgtattcaaaatataaaattgtattttacatatcaagagatatttacttaaaattaaaatattgatttaattttttttttttgtatatttaaaaaaattaattattgaaatgacCATTAGACGTATTTCTATTTTAGAGAGAACttcattaatatgaatatttagctcagtaaaattatgtacacttttaatacttaatgtctttatacctatactgtataatatgtaatatcaataaaattagacttatcgattataatatgtaccctcataatttaaataaatatggagATGAAGACATATAGTATTTTatcatatgtataaaatattttgttataaattatatgtataaatattaagtaataaacgTTTATTCATAAATGCAAAATTTTTCAAACCTTGATATTGGTAAacaaccatatattataataaccttaATCAGTACAGAATCTATGGTGTCTTTCTTCTGGGGTTTTTCTTGCTGCACCCACACCAAAGAAGTGACTTTACTTTCTGTAGTTTTGCTGAAAGCGATGTCTTTATTTTCCACATCcactaataataaatcaactaaaaaaaacacacacacataaacaaatttatttcatgcaattgtagtataaaaaatgtaatatttaaatacaactcACGTGAATCATATGCTATTGCCAGCTGTTTTCCATCGGGTCTCCAAGCCAATGCAGTCACCAATGTCTTATCTTTTGGGGCAGCTAAGGACCAAACTCGTTGCCAAGTGAGACGATGTAAAGACACCTCacctataaaatacataaacagcTTATCAatagagtaaaaataaataatacattcatcaaattattattatgcattgtgGTTTACCGTGTTCCTTGGCTATGGCCAATAGATCCATTTTATTTGACCATTCCATTTTCAGGACTTTAGTGGGCACATGCCGCTCTTCCAATTGTTTCATACCGTTTCCGTACATGGTAGTCATATTGATGAAGCCAAAAAGCACTTCaaactacaataaaattgttctattttctaagattttaaatattatttatgatatgttTAACCATGAtatagataacataatataataataatttgttatttaattttatgtatgtatgcaCTATTACCGACAGTATTAAATCATGCAATTGACGTAGAAACGTAGACTTAGACCGCAATGTATCCAGTATTCCAGTGTCGAATATCGGTGGCTGGTAGCCGCCGACGGGTAAACCGTTTCAATCAAATCTATTGCGGTTATCAGTTTTTGACTTAAAACCAtacttatcatttattttgtgattataCTATCAATATGCGCAGCATCCTATCAGTTTATCTTAAATCGTGATCGTGGTgctcttaatagttaatataagaaTCTTAACGACGGAATCGACGGactaataataagaaataataatattaatatatattatatattattcccaataccataaattatatattatatttaatatttatatacgacatacgtaatatacctattattttagtgCATGTCTTGTTGACCATAACTTGCTTggatcataaatcataatacgtgataatatacaattatctaATGTTTACTACCTTTTCCCATGAGCATCGTGGTCGTAGTATAAAGTATAGGTATGCATTGATCAAATCGAGTGGTTGTGGTAACCTcacagttattttatattttcatgaatCTGTGGGTAAAATCATAgacttattatcaattattaaaaagttggtaaatagtaaatacttaatagatactataaacatttatcaaaaaactTGGAAGTTGGAGTTTTTGGAAGCCACTAAGCCAGAAGGTTAAATGTCGTATTTTTAATTCGTCGGTCGTCAGTCCACTTAGTTCACACTCATAGTGATATCATGATTGAATTCCTTACAAATAATGCAAATATCATAATCTGTAATTAATACCAATAACTTTCAATTGGTTGGAGTGGTGAATGAGGAAGTCTCCGccttagaataataataatgtattttattcgtCCAAATATGCcttatgttttgttttactttgtctgacaataaataaacaattaccaATCTATTTGTCTCATCGTTATTTCAGTGAACGATTAGAAGGTGACGTTTCTAATtcctttttagtttttgtcTGAAAAAATGGCTCTTGGACATTCAGAACCGCAGTATGAATTGCTAAATGGAAAAAAGTAatgttttttatcaataaaatgctacagtatttacaatatattaattatcttaaattttttaggAAATATGTTCAGCCAATCATACATTCTATGGTATTAATTGGGTTAGCTGTACTCGTTGTGTTTGTAGTAGTTCTGATGTTCTATGTATCCTGGATGAAATTTGAAGACTCTAATGAACAAAATACACCTATGGATTTTGTTCTTTTCGGTCCGCAGAAATATACAAGTaagttttattatcaattataaaaatgttttataatcagAAATTGTATCTGtaggaaattattttatctcaTTAATCaagttcttaatatttattaaacagaatatcaaaattaaattttggtgttagtattctaattttctatttatttttttcatggtaaatttattgaatacatttcaGATTCATATATGACTGCTTATCGTGCTCATACGTTTGCTATTGCTGCAAAATCAAACTATAAAACATACTGGACAGCTAAGGACAAAATTAATCTCAACAAACGAGTTGAAAAGACATATCATTTGGCCTGTTATTATTCTATACCAattgataatacaaataacacTCTTCATCCAGCTCAAATTAACGCTACATTATGTACCCATTTAATTGTAGCATTTGCACAAGTTCAAAAAAACAGTGTTTACTTCAAGAGCTCATTCGATATGCAGGTAAGAtgttctataatctatatcattaaatactattatgatttatgactatCAACTAACAGTAGTTTGATTTagtcaacaattttttaaataaacgttttttccaatacctacaaatttatattttaacataatattgctTACACTACTGACTAGTGACTACATTCTTTATAGCTTATAAGCAATATTTCTTGTTCAATAAATTGTGATGcatcctaatattatattattatgtagaccCTTATTGGGAGATGATTTAAAACccatatatagttaatatttttattgtacttaatgAATATAACACAAGCCTGCTTATAATAAagtcataattaaattttataacttcaGATTTTAAGACAAGTAGTGAAATTACGTGAAAAAAACCCAAAGTTAAAAGTATTACTATCTATAGTACATTTCTCAAATGGTTCACACTCAAATGAAGGTTTTCCTGGTGTTGTTGCAAATAAAGATAACTTGGAcaagtatgtattttataaaaatattgtttcccttttaaataaatataattaaagttaaagtttataattactatggtattttatttcaattaggtAATCaagatttaataagaaaaaaaaagttcattagttattaaaataattcaataatacagttaacagtttaataattattacatttaaatatttttttttagatttgtcAATAATGTGGTATCAGTTGTCAATGATTTTTACCTAGATGGTATTGATATAGATTGGGAATTTCCATCATGGCCTTTGTTAaatttacaagaaaaatatGGATTTGCTAAGTTATTAGAAACTTTACGTTATCGTCTACCAGACTCTCTTTTaactgctgctgttgctgctccattaaatataattgataattcttATGAAATTTATTCTTTAGCAAGGTAAATAATGTCTATTACACTActatcattaaatattcaaactaataatatatgttttttgaaGTTTTGTTGACTTTATAAATGTTATGGCTTATGATTATCATTCATACCAATGGTATTTTCCATTAACTGGACCAAATTCACCTTTGTTTTCTTCGCGAAATGACACTGGATACTTCcaggaattaaatattaattcttctATACAATATTGGATCTCAAAAGGTATGCCTAAAGAAAAGATTTTGCTTGGCATGCCTACTTATGGACATTCTTTTAAGTAAGTTTATACACCTCAATAATCcgtaa
This genomic window contains:
- the LOC132919142 gene encoding uncharacterized protein LOC132919142, with translation MLASKAVACLRTFFAVAALIVGRCAGRPASVGAGVPDHSGSVANQKDSLPFQHTIIEVSPGQTAVLQCPSNDEQHRFQFWWMKPDQIIGPGTAPNSDKFKYEVLTGTLYIKQVTARESGIYTCVCKNLKNISLSARSVQLEIKKEWKDLWENDYTVNSIRVAAVLSVLVLLLLLLYLFYLTAYKNSNRTLHFREDYSDEDVSMDRQMYRKTNIMKENMFQHGIDNPTLEKEAAQVKNNGETKAFSSVMLESRVMSIALSSSSSSSSSTSISNSRTLCRLCDNNTATFRVPLTAKLEAAMFSTTRHVPFMYSASMLSSCCDVSDNDGSLAELSSLSLIIMPYSHLKNNLYRVSDSSMTICTSLHFIRNPFTDPTFLISPPAGTESDWSPPTADSPPVSERCCFPSGLQANAVTNVLSFGAAKDQTRCQFLSEKMALGHSEPQYELLNGKKKYVQPIIHSMVLIGLAVLVVFVVVLMFYVSWMKFEDSNEQNTPMDFVLFGPQKYTNSYMTAYRAHTFAIAAKSNYKTYWTAKDKINLNKRVEKTYHLACYYSIPIDNTNNTLHPAQINATLCTHLIVAFAQVQKNSVYFKSSFDMQILRQVVKLREKNPKLKVLLSIVHFSNGSHSNEGFPGVVANKDNLDKFVNNVVSVVNDFYLDGIDIDWEFPSWPLLNLQEKYGFAKLLETLRYRLPDSLLTAAVAAPLNIIDNSYEIYSLASFVDFINVMAYDYHSYQWYFPLTGPNSPLFSSRNDTGYFQELNINSSIQYWISKGMPKEKILLGMPTYGHSFKLINDANNGFNSPTSGPGIGKDGFITFSETCEFKSHQNAMTIFDHDTRTPYSYHKNDWISYDNENSLAYKAEFAASLGLGGAMVFSLNTDDYSGSSLCSSSVFPLTSRIKIVLNDDDL
- the LOC132923406 gene encoding anaphase-promoting complex subunit 4, with protein sequence MTTMYGNGMKQLEERHVPTKVLKMEWSNKMDLLAIAKEHGEVSLHRLTWQRVWSLAAPKDKTLVTALAWRPDGKQLAIAYDSLDLLLVDVENKDIAFSKTTESKVTSLVWVQQEKPQKKDTIDSVLIKMNGLDYLPKLQSLVLRDTPEEENKIPKVQDTLNLLLVGMSNCEVQILALGIFLCGSIKLAEVFKKECTVLNIHMPVDFSYLYVAIQYYYGTIEIVTIKLQDCDTCWDDVYDLAFKHDQLLSSLDYLDQTMKNILETWEHVSLMEMELKLSSYCPEDPEMVSTDLLELLIYGILTERMDQFLKRDLTDKGIKKIGLSIESSHTNVQKLVVNQLSEVTNQILFQLVEISGMSLKKYECLGLTEHSVKKALRSVNGFLMKCNEVQIVIEESLTRYKLFFKWLYGMMIKLNDDNSASDPSLSDTSQHELNMLAEYINGLGETGAKAKDYKLDRVGQYFLDGDLEFPYDARSQWWSLLQDNPCMEENELILAAPRGHSLTRQFAVLKADLMDIFAQRKTFFDKTFVMYDNVPLEGPSGLSHGRTRVSMVDLPNHKLLVCCVRELGAHDFGFYELMAYGDTQEVTHRSTTVFYSCDGVKQNVHDVQFYSPDYVSVLTETLDRATNRFSLFIQLSTSSVRSHCSTDGLTTCRIGQPSADSDSGGSCHTLSDYTCRVVENMAASSFAVSGTRKVAVLLSHSRHKVRLFEMEVDDEEDEDEDSAMDITRDSNMTDETM